A genomic region of Oncorhynchus mykiss isolate Arlee chromosome 4, USDA_OmykA_1.1, whole genome shotgun sequence contains the following coding sequences:
- the LOC110522634 gene encoding dihydrolipoyllysine-residue succinyltransferase component of 2-oxoglutarate dehydrogenase complex, mitochondrial isoform X2, with protein MLSHSRCLSRTLGRSLSALSQGNNVLAGRTASGLSVGNRVVYRNSQSFESPSSVGVFHIRYFKTSAAHRDEVVTVNTPPFSESITEGDVRWEKAVGDSVKEDEVVCEIETDKTSLQVPSPAAGVITELLVPDGGRVEAGNPLFKLKKGAAAAASVPAAEAPAPTPAAIPVAMPAVPPVPTQAAQAKPVSAVKPSAPAAPAEPAAHGARTESRVKMNRMRLRIAQRLKEAQQTCAMLTTFNEIDMSNIQEMRKLHKDAFLKRHNIKLGFMSAFVKASAHALMDQPSVNGVIDDTTKEIVYRDYVDISVAVATPKGLVVPVIRNVETMNFADIEKTINGLGEKARNNLLAVEDMDGGTFTISNGGVFGSMFGTPIINPPQSAILGMHGIFDRPVAIGGKVEIRPMMYVALTYDHRLVDGREAVTFLRKIKSVVEDPRVLLLDM; from the exons ATGTTATCGCATTCCCGATGTCTTTCCCGGACACTCGGGCGGTCTCTGTCTGCGTTAAGTCAG GGGAATAATGTGCTGGCTGGAAGGACTGCTTCAG GCCTATCCGTTGGCAACAGGGTTGTCTACAGGAACAGTCAGTC ATTTGAATCTCCGTCATCAGTCGGTGTCTTCCACATCAGATACTTCAAGACGTCTGCAGCACACA GGGATGAAGTTGTCACCGTCAACACCCCTCCGTTCTCTGAGTCGATCACAGAAGGGGACGTCAGGTGGGAGAAAG CTGTTGGAGATTCAGTGAAAGAGGATGAGGTGGTGTGTGAGATCGAGACTGACAAG ACCTCGCTGCAGGTGCCGTCTCCGGCGGCCGGTGTGATCACCGAGCTGCTCGTGCCAgacggagggagagtggaggccGGGAATCCCCTCTTCAAACTCAAAAAAGGAG CTGCAGCAGCCGCTTCTGTCCCTGCAGCAGAGGCCCCTGCTCCAACCCCGGCTGCCATCCCCGTCGCCATGCCCGCGGTGCCTCCCGTGCCAACACAAGCAGCCCAAGCCAAACCTG TTTCTGCAGTCAAGCCCAgcgcaccagcagcaccagcagaaCCAGCAGCCCATGGGGCCAGGACGGAGAGCAGG GTCAAGATGAATCGAATGAGGCTGAGGATCGCTCAGAGGCTAAAAGAGGCTCAGCAGACTTGTGCCATGCTCACCACCTTCAACGAGATAGACATGAG cAACATCCAGGAGATGAGGAAGCTCCATAAAGATGCTTTCCTGAAACGACACAACATCAAGCTGGGTTTCATGTCGGCCTTCGTTAAGGCTTCAGCACACGCTCTCATGGACCAGCCTTCTGTCAATGGAG TGATTGATGATACAACCAAAGAGATCGTGTACAGGGATTATGTTGACATCAGTGTGGCTGTGGCCACTCCCAAG GGACTGGTTGTACCGGTTATTCGCAACGTAGAGACCATGAACTTTGCTGACATTGAGAAAACCATCAACGGTCTGGGAGAGAAG gCTCGTAATAATTTGCTGGCTGTGGAGGACATGGACGGAGGAACCTTCACCATCAGTAACGGAGGAGTGTTTGGTTCCATGTTCGGCACGCCCATCATCAACCCGCCCCAGTCAGCCATCTTGGGCATGCACGGTATCTTCGACAGGCCTGTGGCCATCGGCGGCAAG GTGGAGATCCGGCCCATGATGTACGTGGCTCTGACCTACGACCATCGGCTGGTCGACGGCAGAGAGGCAGTCACCTTCCTGCGTAAGATCAAGTCAGTGGTTGAAGACCCCCGTGTTCTACTGCTCGACATGTGA
- the LOC110522634 gene encoding dihydrolipoyllysine-residue succinyltransferase component of 2-oxoglutarate dehydrogenase complex, mitochondrial isoform X1, which yields MLSHSRCLSRTLGRSLSALSQGNNVLAGRTASGLSVGNRVVYRNSQSRFESPSSVGVFHIRYFKTSAAHRDEVVTVNTPPFSESITEGDVRWEKAVGDSVKEDEVVCEIETDKTSLQVPSPAAGVITELLVPDGGRVEAGNPLFKLKKGAAAAASVPAAEAPAPTPAAIPVAMPAVPPVPTQAAQAKPVSAVKPSAPAAPAEPAAHGARTESRVKMNRMRLRIAQRLKEAQQTCAMLTTFNEIDMSNIQEMRKLHKDAFLKRHNIKLGFMSAFVKASAHALMDQPSVNGVIDDTTKEIVYRDYVDISVAVATPKGLVVPVIRNVETMNFADIEKTINGLGEKARNNLLAVEDMDGGTFTISNGGVFGSMFGTPIINPPQSAILGMHGIFDRPVAIGGKVEIRPMMYVALTYDHRLVDGREAVTFLRKIKSVVEDPRVLLLDM from the exons ATGTTATCGCATTCCCGATGTCTTTCCCGGACACTCGGGCGGTCTCTGTCTGCGTTAAGTCAG GGGAATAATGTGCTGGCTGGAAGGACTGCTTCAG GCCTATCCGTTGGCAACAGGGTTGTCTACAGGAACAGTCAGTC TAGATTTGAATCTCCGTCATCAGTCGGTGTCTTCCACATCAGATACTTCAAGACGTCTGCAGCACACA GGGATGAAGTTGTCACCGTCAACACCCCTCCGTTCTCTGAGTCGATCACAGAAGGGGACGTCAGGTGGGAGAAAG CTGTTGGAGATTCAGTGAAAGAGGATGAGGTGGTGTGTGAGATCGAGACTGACAAG ACCTCGCTGCAGGTGCCGTCTCCGGCGGCCGGTGTGATCACCGAGCTGCTCGTGCCAgacggagggagagtggaggccGGGAATCCCCTCTTCAAACTCAAAAAAGGAG CTGCAGCAGCCGCTTCTGTCCCTGCAGCAGAGGCCCCTGCTCCAACCCCGGCTGCCATCCCCGTCGCCATGCCCGCGGTGCCTCCCGTGCCAACACAAGCAGCCCAAGCCAAACCTG TTTCTGCAGTCAAGCCCAgcgcaccagcagcaccagcagaaCCAGCAGCCCATGGGGCCAGGACGGAGAGCAGG GTCAAGATGAATCGAATGAGGCTGAGGATCGCTCAGAGGCTAAAAGAGGCTCAGCAGACTTGTGCCATGCTCACCACCTTCAACGAGATAGACATGAG cAACATCCAGGAGATGAGGAAGCTCCATAAAGATGCTTTCCTGAAACGACACAACATCAAGCTGGGTTTCATGTCGGCCTTCGTTAAGGCTTCAGCACACGCTCTCATGGACCAGCCTTCTGTCAATGGAG TGATTGATGATACAACCAAAGAGATCGTGTACAGGGATTATGTTGACATCAGTGTGGCTGTGGCCACTCCCAAG GGACTGGTTGTACCGGTTATTCGCAACGTAGAGACCATGAACTTTGCTGACATTGAGAAAACCATCAACGGTCTGGGAGAGAAG gCTCGTAATAATTTGCTGGCTGTGGAGGACATGGACGGAGGAACCTTCACCATCAGTAACGGAGGAGTGTTTGGTTCCATGTTCGGCACGCCCATCATCAACCCGCCCCAGTCAGCCATCTTGGGCATGCACGGTATCTTCGACAGGCCTGTGGCCATCGGCGGCAAG GTGGAGATCCGGCCCATGATGTACGTGGCTCTGACCTACGACCATCGGCTGGTCGACGGCAGAGAGGCAGTCACCTTCCTGCGTAAGATCAAGTCAGTGGTTGAAGACCCCCGTGTTCTACTGCTCGACATGTGA
- the LOC110521114 gene encoding prospero homeobox protein 2 translates to MSQLIKWFSNFREFYYIQMEKFARRARVEGVNSVRDVAVSRDSELFRALNMHYNKANDFQVPDRFLEVAEITLQEFYISISLARDSDPSWKKAIYKVISKLDSDVPAEFKAPLTT, encoded by the exons ATGTCCCAGCTGATTAAATGGTTCAGTAACTTCAGAGAGTTCTACTATATTCAGATGGAGAAGTTTGCCCGCCGGGCCCGAGTGGAGGGGGTTAACAGTGTGAGGGACGTAGCAGTGAGCAGAGACTCGGAGCTCTTCAGAGCCCTCAACATGCACTACAACAAGGCCAATGACTTTCAG GTTCCTGACAGGTTCCTTGAAGTGGCTGAGATCACACTACAGGAGTTTTACATCTCAATCTCCCTGGCCAGAGACTCAGACCCATCCTGGAAGAAAGCCATCTATAAGGTCATCAGTAAACTGGACAGTGACGTACCGGCTGAATTCAAAGCCCCCCTCACAACATAG